A region of Lentimicrobium sp. L6 DNA encodes the following proteins:
- a CDS encoding MBOAT family protein: MRLNIISVLFPLVFFKYFTDINIEMIQYMDGIGLRWPLPEIKHMLPIGISFYTFMAIGYTIDVYNEEIKAEKNIGILALFISFFPLILSGPIERAKNMIPQFKSLNAIDFNSLSQGLRFILWGYFMKLVVADRIGIYVDTIFINFQQHNGSTIMFASFLYPFQLYTDLGGYSLIAIGVSKVLGISVMHNFNRPFFASSMSEFWRRWHISLISWLTDYLYTPLSFYFRSYKVWGIVIALMITFIISGIWHGAAMTFVVWGLLQGVFLSIEALSNNSKNEIEKKYNLKKRIWYNILGITITFVLFAVSQIFGRSNNLEMAVNILTRIFSTSGALFIGPPSNFIYIIVGLLMVLLKDFADEYYPSKFQLFDNSNKIIRIFSFSLIFITILIIGVFDGGQFIYFQF; encoded by the coding sequence ATGAGGTTGAATATTATTTCGGTTTTATTCCCTCTAGTATTCTTTAAATATTTTACGGATATAAATATCGAAATGATCCAATACATGGATGGTATTGGTCTAAGGTGGCCATTGCCAGAAATAAAACACATGTTGCCAATAGGTATTTCTTTCTATACCTTTATGGCTATAGGTTACACTATAGATGTTTATAATGAAGAAATAAAAGCGGAAAAGAACATTGGTATATTGGCCTTATTTATTTCATTTTTCCCATTAATTCTTTCTGGACCAATAGAAAGAGCAAAAAACATGATTCCTCAATTTAAATCATTAAATGCTATAGATTTCAATAGTTTATCTCAAGGACTTAGGTTTATTTTATGGGGTTATTTTATGAAATTAGTAGTGGCTGATAGAATTGGGATTTATGTTGATACAATTTTTATTAATTTTCAACAACATAATGGCTCTACAATTATGTTTGCATCGTTTTTGTACCCATTCCAATTATATACTGACTTAGGGGGATATTCTTTAATAGCAATAGGTGTCTCTAAAGTTTTGGGAATAAGTGTAATGCACAACTTTAACCGTCCCTTTTTCGCCTCCAGCATGAGTGAGTTCTGGCGTCGTTGGCACATTTCTCTAATATCTTGGCTTACTGATTATTTATATACACCATTATCATTTTATTTTCGCTCATATAAAGTATGGGGTATCGTTATAGCATTAATGATAACATTCATCATAAGTGGTATTTGGCACGGAGCTGCTATGACGTTTGTTGTTTGGGGACTATTACAAGGAGTGTTCTTGAGTATAGAAGCTCTGTCAAACAATAGTAAAAATGAAATAGAGAAAAAGTATAACCTTAAAAAAAGGATTTGGTATAATATACTTGGTATAACAATCACTTTTGTCCTTTTTGCAGTTTCTCAAATATTTGGGAGGTCAAATAATTTAGAGATGGCTGTAAATATTCTCACAAGAATATTTAGCACTTCAGGGGCTTTATTCATTGGCCCTCCTTCTAATTTTATTTATATTATAGTTGGTTTATTAATGGTTTTATTAAAAGATTTTGCAGATGAGTATTATCCTAGTAAATTTCAATTGTTTGATAATAGTAACAAAATAATCAGAATATTTTCGTTCAGTCTAATATTTATTACCATTCTGATAATTGGTGTATTTGATGGTGGTCAATTTATTTATTTCCAATTTTAG